From one Amphiura filiformis chromosome 13, Afil_fr2py, whole genome shotgun sequence genomic stretch:
- the LOC140167409 gene encoding cytochrome P450 2U1-like has protein sequence MAEVENLLSVVSTILTDIRTILIGLLVFLLMSWIARYYRDKLRNLPPGPMSWPIIGCLPQLIIVGFKTRSIYHSVTHLSDKYGPVCYIPLPFGMTVVLVTGHKAVYETLTSPKFDQRPPISHSESPIELLNGAGVLNSTGELWQEHRRFSSTVLRSFGVGKRSFEHQIATESEYLMKEISSLQGKPFDPTHILSNAVSNVICSVVFGKRFEYDDPEFKTLLHSLEEADQKVSFNLLRMMSPRLVSYLTSIPIFPKGPMPIIISVRRKLKEIVDKHRDTLDNENMRDYIDVYLKEMQTKKDQGTNTYLSDIELLAVVHDFFMAGTETTSTTLRWALLYMLMYPNVQKQVHLEMDSVVGRDSLPKLTDKPDLPYTVAVINEIQRFGIISNLAHPRYTKEDTDCQGFTIPKGCFVQPSLYSVTRDSSFWQDPDDFKPERFLDENGQVMKSPENMIFGAGKE, from the exons ATGGCTGAAGTAGAAAATCTGTTGAGTGTGGTGTCTACTATACTTACAGACATTCGTACAATACTCATTGGGTTGTTAGTCTTTCTCTTGATGTCATGGATTGCACGTTATTATCGGGATAAGCTCAGAAATCTGCCGCCAGGTCCTATGTCTTGGCCAATCATCGGCTGCTTACCACAACTTATAATTGTCGGTTTCAAGACAAGAAGTATTTACCATTCTGTTACACATCTTTCTGACAAATATGGGCCTGTTTGTTACATACCATTGCCATTTGGTATGACCGTGGTACTCGTCACTGGGCATAAGGCGGTCTATGAAACTTTAACGAGTCCGAAGTTTGACCAGCGACCACCGATTTCTCATTCAGAAAGTCCTATAGAACTATTGAATGGCGCAG GCGTTCTAAATTCGACAGGGGAATTATGGCAAGAACATCGCAGATTTTCCTCGACTGTCCTGCGGTCATTTGGAGTGGGAAAAAGAAGTTTCGAACACCAGATTGCTACAGAAAGTGAATACCTCATGAAAGAAATCAGCTCGCTACAGGGTAAACCTTTTGATCCTACGCACATCTTGTCGAATGCTGTGTCAAATGTCATATGTTCTGTTGTCTTTGGAAAGAGGTTTGAATACGATGATCCGGAATTCAAAACATTGCTGCATTCGCTAGAAGAAGCAGACCAAAAAGTTAGTTTTAATCTGTTACGTATGATGTCACCAAGACTTGTATCTTATCTGACTTCGATCCCGATCTTCCCCAAAGGACCGATGCCGATCATTATATCAGTTCGTCGTAAATTGAAGGAAATAGTGGATAAACATCGTGATACATTAGATAATGAAAACATGCGGGATTATATCGATGTTTATCTGAAGGAGATGCAGACGAAGAAAGACCAAGGAACGAACACTTATTTGAGCGATATAGAACTACTTGCGGTGGTTCATGACTTCTTCATGGCCGGAACAGAGACGACTTCGACCACGTTACGATGGGCTTTATTATACATGCTGATGTATCCTAACGTACAAAAACAAGTACATTTAGAAATGGACTCAGTTGTTGGACGAGATAGTTTGCCCAAGTTGACGGATAAACCCGATCTACCCTACACAGTAGCGGTTATCAACGAAATTCAGCGTTTCGGTATCATCTCAAATCTAGCTCATCCACGATACACCAAGGAAGATACTGATTGTCAAGGGTTTACCATTCCTAAAGGCTGCTTTGTTCAACCTAGTCTTTACAGTGTTACACGGGACTCTTCATTTTGGCAGGATCCAGATGACTTCAAACCCGAGCGATTCCTAGATGAGAATGGACAAGTCATGAAAAGTCCAGAAAACATGATCTTCGGTGCAGGTAAAGAGTAA